A section of the Salmo salar chromosome ssa05, Ssal_v3.1, whole genome shotgun sequence genome encodes:
- the LOC106605453 gene encoding immunoglobulin superfamily DCC subclass member 3: MNQTRIFQLFLLVVISSVLGGASELAFLKEPNDVIAVRDRPLMLDCQVEGEGPISVTWRRNGVPVPTGPKASVLANGTLLIKSFQKRKESNETDAGEYDCAAQNHYGMLISRKARVQLASLPKFHIHPESKSVDEGGVARLTCQVNGIPEASISWEKNRTAVNTDDNRYTILPTGILQITGVKRADSGVYRCVATNIANTRYSHEAQLTVTVTAPRIYKEPVILSGPQNLTITVHQTAILECIATGNPRPIVSWSRLDGRSIGVEGIQVLGTGNLMISDANLQHSGVYVCSANRPGTRMRRTALGRLVVQAPPEFLQWPQSVSRPAGSSAVFTCMAQGVPEPHLIWLKNGKILTPGDNVKLTNNNSTLAVTRITTEDEAIYQCIAENSAGTNQASARLALTQSTELPEAPQDLTATALSPTALQLTWVQPAPEVTDGIIGYVLHIRMLGEPDSRELQEAVSKTTFQHEFTTLEPATTYSIYLKAYSPLGASQQSSTVVATTLGGVPSSPSFFTKVLNKTAMQVFWELPSKSGKVEGFKLSYREVPQPNFQGQEAFPGHINTHTISHLEPAAVYEIQLVAYNGNGDGTANKRLVSLAESGTSAKTSTGGQSPCNCKMDDEGSMTGIVVGIHTGMACILFCVLFLMFGYRRSFFCRKRTQDGWSGPRGGDRNQRASLPKEGVIRMPEVIELVPQRCDSITAPVMVVKGQAPPAQCQVLIEQPPPCQPGTGTG; encoded by the exons TGTTGGGCGGAGCCTCTGAGCTGGCCTTCCTGAAGGAGCCCAATGATGTCATCGCCGTGCGTGATCGGCCCCTGATGCTGGACTGCCAGGTGGAAGGGGAGGGGCCTATCTCTGTGACGTGGCGGCGCAACGGAGTGCCCGTTCCCACCGGGCCGAAGGCTAGCGTGTTGGCCAACGGAACTCTCCTGATCAAAAGCTtccagaagaggaaagagagcAATGAGACGGACGCTGGGGAGTATGACTGTGCTGCCCAGAACCACTATGGCATGTTGATCAGCCGCAAGGCCAGGGTTCAGCTGGCAT ctcTCCCTAAGTTCCACATACACCCAGAGTCCAAGTCGGTGGATGAGGGTGGCGTTGCCAGACTGACCTGCCAGGTGAATGGCATCCCAGAGGCCAGCATCTCCTGGGAGAAAAACAGAACTGCTGTGAATACTGATGATAACAG GTACACCATCCTGCCCACAGGGATCCTGCAGATAACCGGTGTAAAGCGGGCTGACAGTGGTGTGTATCGCTGCGTAGCCACCAACATCGCTAACACTCGCTACAGCCACGAGGCCCAGCTCACTGTCACTG TGACAGCTCCACGGATCTACAAGGAGCCAGTAATTCTGTCGGGTCCTCAGAACCTGACCATCACTGTGCACCAGACCGCCATCTTGGAGTGCATCGCCACTGGCAACCCTCGACCCATCGTGTCCTGGAGTCGGCTGG acGGGCGCTCCATTGGGGTGGAGGGTATCCAGGTGCTGGGTACGGGGAACCTGATGATCTCAGATGCCAACCTGCAACACTCTGGGGTGTACGTGTGCTCTGCCAACCGCCCTGGCACCAGGATGAGGCGTACCGCGCTGGGCAGACTGGTGGTGCAGG CTCCTCCTGAGTTTTTGCAGTGGCCGCAGTCTGTCTCCAGACCAGCAGGGAGCAGTGCAGTGTTTACGTGTATGGCCCAGGGAGTTCCTGAACCTCACCTCATCTGGCTGAAGAACGGCAAAATCCTGACGCCTGGTGACAACGTCAAACTCACCAACAATAACAG TACACTGGCGGTAACGCGCATCACCACGGAAGACGAGGCCATCTACCAGTGTATTGCTGAGAACAGCGCTGGCACCAACCAGGCCAGTGCCCGCCTGGCCCTCACCCAGTCCACGGAGTTGCCCGAGGCCCCCCAAGACCTGACTGCCACGGCCCTGTCCCCCACCGCCCTACAGCTCACCTGGGTCCAGCCCGCTCCAGAGGTCACCGACGGCATAATCGGATATGTGCTGCACATCCGCATGTTGGGCG AgccagacagcagagagctgcagGAGGCTGTCAGTAAGACCACCTTCCAGCATGAGTTCACCACCCTGGAGCCTGCCACCACCTACTCCATCTACCTCAAGGCTTACTCCCCTCTGGGAGCCAGCCAGCAGTCCAGCACTGTGGTGGCTACAACACTAGGGGGCG TACCCAGTTCTCCCAGTTTCTTCACCAAGGTGCTGAACAAGACGGCCATGCAGGTGTTCTGGGAGCTGCCCAGTAAGTCGGGCAAGGTAGAGGGCTTCAAGCTGTCCTACCGCGAGGTCCCCCAGCCCAACTTCCAGGGGCAGGAAGCGTTTCCCGGTCACATCAACACCCACACCATCTCCCATCTAG AACCCGCTGCTGTGTATGAGATCCAACTGGTGGCCTACAACGGCAATGGGGACGGTACTGCCAACAAGCGTCTGGTTTCACTGGCTGAGAGTGGTACCAGCGCCAAGACCAGCACCG GTGGGCAGAGCCCATGTAACTGCAAGATGGATGACGAGGGGTCCATGACTGGCATTGTGGTGGGAATCCACACTGGCATGGCATGCATCCTCTTCTGTGTTCTGTTCCTCATGTTTGGCTACCGCCGCAG CTTCTTCTGCAGGAAAAGGACCCAAGATGGCTGGTCAGGGCCCCGAGGAGGAGACAGGAACCAGCGGGCTAGCCTACCAAAAGAGGGGGTGATCCGCATGCCCGAGGTCATTGAATTAGTGCCTCAG AGATGTGACTCTATCACTGCTCCAGTGATGGTTGTTAAGGGTCAAGCCCCCCCAGCGCAATGCCAAGTCCTCATCGAGCAGCCCCCACCATGCCAGCCTGGCACAGGCACCGGCTAA